The proteins below come from a single Stomoxys calcitrans chromosome 1, idStoCalc2.1, whole genome shotgun sequence genomic window:
- the LOC106092500 gene encoding LOW QUALITY PROTEIN: uncharacterized protein LOC106092500 (The sequence of the model RefSeq protein was modified relative to this genomic sequence to represent the inferred CDS: substituted 1 base at 1 genomic stop codon): MRITTKRKTETKEVLETTHQMEIENIETQTKTMGVNLECYQRLIEQADQDENVTTLAAFHYTSPLNSLESSQNNRQHVRKVHSSAILSPQYTLAKNKGCFDSRNSHGYWSMPRQWLLLVLLLLASCLVAKPANALANCPNGCQCNDDTLVVKCGEGTLDVLPIALNPSIQRLVIKNNKIKTIDSSIQFYTELRFLDLSFNDLVTIPPRTFALQRKLQELHLNYNKIGQINNKTLLGLSAVTIMNLRGNLMSELEDYTFSPLLQVEELNLGQNRISRISTHAFDGLKNLKVLYLDDNTLTAVPAPENFQAMPLLAELYLGTNSFMSIPNKAFEDLKGLTRLDLKGAGLRNLSLEAMKGLEGVRYLDLSDNSLEFIPQTALSHLERLEDLSLGQNAFEVISANALQGLKNLKRLLITGAQRLRKVENAAFSGNTNLEYLNLSANKMLAEIEENAFSGLPHLKHIILKENKIDTLSEGLFAWSDLITLDISENPLMCDCRLLWLRTLAINKNNTSEQIQGVICAAPSNLKGESLNKLSPAILGCNHSDAKQQALIGVLLVVTAATITALALIIYSCRRRIREALKGGWGNSALGRKEQEYQKTFSEEDYMNRHPQIPCAMSSSAPYATSTSGYGGQHALQYMGTRPIPVTELXLEAPPPPQQRGRGSATAPTAAIMHQLKVPNGSTMYNGCGPLPDNQNSFLTQMQQIPFMTNNTRSPYNYQSQQDMRKLTNGKNPNITSLPRYRAQQQQQLPSQQQESSLIQNHIYSQPITPNGGVVTYATPKYNTTERHIRLTQDHFNHNNSLKYPQQYAQTLDGDYLHTNSHYSLPVDHNNDAGPPLESPIPPTPPPPALPLRNGSCNTTGRRSTFSSLNGNSQQMQHNHLNNNNNSSVATLHKATTLNNNNNINNQTGSLRHQYH, from the coding sequence ATGAGAATAACAACGAAAAGAAAAACGGAAACCAAAGAAGTCTTGGAAACCACACATCAAATggaaattgaaaatattgaaacacaaacaaaaacaatgggTGTAAATTTAGAATGTTATCAGCGTCTGATAGAACAGGCAGACCAGGATGAGAATGTCACAACCTTGGCAGCATTCCACTACACCTCCCCCCTAAATAGCCTGGAGTCGTCGCAAAACAATCGACAGCATGTAAGAAAAGTACATAGCAGTGCCATCCTTAGCCCACAATATACTCTCGCCAAAAACAAAGGCTGCTTTGATTCCCGAAATTCCCATGGCTACTGGTCTATGCCTCGCCAATGGCTTTTATTGGTTTTGCTGCTGTTGGCCTCATGTCTTGTGGCCAAACCCGCAAATGCTTTGGCCAATTGTCCTAATGGCTGTCAATGTAATGATGATACCTTGGTGGTTAAATGCGGCGAAGGCACTTTGGATGTGCTGCCCATTGCTCTTAATCCATCCATTCAACGACTGGTGATTAAGAACAATAAAATCAAAACCATTGATTCCAGCATACAATTCTACACCGAACTGAGGTTCTTGGACTTGTCTTTTAACGATTTGGTGACAATACCCCCAAGAACTTTTGCTCTGCAGCGCAAGCTGCAAGAATTGCATTTGAATTACAACAAAATTGGTCAAATCAACAATAAAACCTTGTTGGGTTTGTCAGCGGTAACCATTATGAATTTGAGAGGGAATCTCATGTCCGAATTGGAGGATTACACATTTTCACCTTTGTTACAAGTTGAAGAATTGAATTTGGGTCAAAATCGTATCAGTCGCATATCAACACATGCATTCGATGGCTTAAAGAATCTGAAGGTTTTGTATTTGGATGACAACACTTTGACAGCGGTGCCTGCTCCTGAGAACTTTCAGGCCATGCCTTTGTTGGCTGAGTTGTATTTGGGTACCAATTCTTTTATGTCCATACCCAATAAAGCCTTTGAGGACTTGAAAGGTCTTACGCGTTTGGATCTGAAAGGAGCGGGTTTGCGCAACCTCTCGCTGGAAGCCATGAAGGGTTTAGAGGGTGTGCGCTATTTGGATCTCTCCGACAATAGTTTGGAGTTCATACCCCAAACTGCTCTCTCACACTTGGAACGCCTAGAAGATTTATCTTTAGGACAAAATGCATTCGAAGTTATTTCGGCCAATGCCTTGCAGGGTTTGAAAAACTTGAAACGTTTGCTTATAACTGGAGCTCAGAGGCTAAGGAAAGTGGAAAATGCCGCCTTTTCGGGCAACACCAATTTGGAATATCTTAACTTGTCGGCAAACAAAATGTTGGCGGAAATTGAAGAAAATGCTTTCAGCGGCTTACCTCATCTCAAGCATATCATCCTGAAGGAGAATAAAATTGACACCCTTAGTGAAGGGCTCTTTGCTTGGTCGGATCTTATAACTTTGGATATATCCGAAAATCCCTTGATGTGCGATTGCCGGCTCTTGTGGCTGCGCACTTTAGCTATCAACAAAAATAACACCAGCGAACAAATTCAGGGAGTGATTTGTGCTGCACCATCCAACCTAAAAGGTGAGTCCCTGAATAAACTCAGCCCTGCAATATTGGGCTGCAATCACAGTGATGCCAAACAACAAGCCTTGATAGGTGTTCTCTTAGTGGTTACTGCAGCCACTATCACAGCACTGGCCCTCATCATATACTCTTGTCGGCGCCGCATTCGGGAAGCGTTAAAGGGCGGCTGGGGTAATTCTGCGTTGGGTCGCAAAGAGCAAGAGTATCAAAAGACTTTCTCCGAGGAGGACTACATGAATCGTCATCCCCAAATACCCTGTGCCATGAGCAGCTCGGCGCCCTATGCCACCAGCACCAGCGGCTATGGGGGCCAGCATGCCTTGCAGTATATGGGAACCAGACCGATACCAGTAACCGAGCTATAGCTAGAAGCACCACCCCCACCTCAGCAAAGAGGTCGGGGATCGGCCACAGCCCCAACAGCAGCAATCATGCACCAgttgaaagtaccaaatggctCCACAATGTACAATGGCTGCGGTCCTCTACCCGATAATCAAAACTCCTTTTTAACCCAGATGCAACAGATCCCCTTTATGACCAACAACACTCGCAGTCCATACAATTATCAGTCGCAACAGGATATGCGAAAACTGACCAATGGCAAAAATCCCAATATCACCTCGCTGCCAAGGTATAGggcccaacaacaacagcaattacCCTCCCAGCAACAGGAAAGTTCTCTTATCCAAAATCACATCTATTCACAGCCCATAACACCAAATGGTGGTGTGGTCACCTATGCCACGCCCAAATACAATACCACAGAGCGTCACATACGCCTGACTCAGGATCACTTCAATCACAACAACTCGTTGAAATATCCCCAACAATATGCCCAAACCTTAGATGGTGATTATCTGCACACCAATTCGCACTATTCTTTGCCAGTGGATCACAACAATGACGCTGGTCCTCCCTTAGAATCGCCCATACCGCCCACACCACCGCCGCCGGCCTTGCCCTTACGCAACGGTAGCTGTAATACTACCGGTCGTAGATCCACCTTCAGTTCGCTGAACGGCAATTCGCAACAAATGCAACATAATCATcttaataacaacaataatagcAGTGTGGCAACTCTACACAAAGCAACCACtttgaataacaacaacaatataaataATCAAACAGGCAGCTTAAGACATCAGTATCACTGA